One window of the Salminus brasiliensis chromosome 1, fSalBra1.hap2, whole genome shotgun sequence genome contains the following:
- the LOC140537852 gene encoding elastase-1-like, whose protein sequence is MLSILYFISFAALVLGQSDVVSYGKGPQPQTRVIGGAVSSANAWPWQVSLRVQSGTCYNHVCGGVLIKKQWVLTTAQCVDGIQVALAVLGEHDLTLQESGKEQFYGVSAIYLHPSWNRDFTAGNDIALIRLTSEVILNSYVQLAPLPPADQILAGNVACFVTGWGVTQTGGFLSAQLRQASLPTVDHATCTSSTWWGTAVKSTMICAGGAGTTAACNGDSGGPLNCLVGGSYVVHGLTSFVSAAGCNTIKKPTVFTRVSAYLSWVQGVRFLTVVKVEVKETSRGGPK, encoded by the exons ATGCTGAGCATCCTCTACTTCATCTCCTTCGCAGCACTCG TGCTGGGTCAGTCTGACGTGGTGTCCTATGGAAAGGGCCCACAGCCGCAGACCAGAGTTATCGGTGGGGCAGTAAGCAGTGCCAACGCTTGGCCCTGGCAG GTTTCGCTGCGAGTTCAGAGTGGCACGTGCTACAACCATGTCTGTGGAGGTGTGCTGATCAAAAAGCAGTGGGTGTTGACCACTGCTCAGTGTGTGGACGG CATTCAGGTGGCCCTGGCTGTTCTCGGTGAGCACGATCTGACTCTTCAAGAGAGCGGCAAAGAGCAGTTCTATGGAGTCAGTGCCATCTACCTCCACCCCAGCTGGAACCGGGATTTCACTGCTGG GAATGACATTGCCCTGATACGTCTGACCTCTGAAGTCATCCTGAACTCTTATGTCCAGCTGGCTCCTCTGCCCCCTGCGGACCAGATTCTTGCAGGAAACGTAGCCTGCTTTGTCACCGGCTGGGGAGTCACACAGA CCGGCGGTTTTCTCTCTGCCCAGCTGAGGCAGGCTTCACTGCCTACAGTAGATCACGCTACCTGCACTAGCAGCACCTGGTGGGGCACTGCAGTCAAGAGCACCATGATCTGTGCTGGTGGAGCAGGAACCACTGCAGCTTGCAAT GGGGACTCTGGTGGCCCTCTGAACTGTCTGGTTGGTGGTAGCTATGTTGTCCACGGACTGACCAGCTTTGTATCTGCTGCTGGTTGCAACACCATCAAGAAACCCACAGTCTTCACACGTGTGTCGGCCTACCTCTCCTGGGTGCAGGGAGTAA